The Candidatus Neomarinimicrobiota bacterium genome contains a region encoding:
- a CDS encoding 3'-5' exonuclease yields the protein MQSTYQRLTKEEINDLPLRRYDGPIHVVTSLDNTNRAVDALLKERVIGFDTETRPAFRKGEAHLPSILQLAGDDAVYIFQLNKVGLCKSIRHILSNPDIIKCGIALKRDLAELMQLSPFDPEAVIDLGAAARRADVPHHGLRGLTALFLGFRISKRASTTNWSARKLSAKQITYAATDAWVGRELYFKFRDKKLL from the coding sequence ATGCAATCCACTTACCAAAGATTAACCAAAGAAGAAATTAACGATCTTCCCCTGCGCAGGTATGACGGACCGATCCACGTGGTCACTTCTTTAGATAATACCAATCGTGCCGTCGATGCTCTGCTCAAAGAAAGGGTCATCGGATTTGACACCGAGACGCGGCCTGCCTTTCGTAAGGGCGAGGCTCATTTGCCGTCAATTCTTCAACTGGCGGGAGATGATGCTGTCTATATATTTCAGTTAAATAAGGTTGGGCTTTGCAAAAGTATACGACATATCCTGTCGAACCCGGATATTATCAAATGCGGCATTGCCCTTAAGCGCGATCTGGCGGAGTTGATGCAGCTCTCCCCGTTTGACCCTGAAGCGGTCATAGATCTTGGTGCAGCGGCCCGGCGGGCTGACGTACCGCACCACGGCCTGCGGGGGCTGACGGCACTCTTTTTGGGTTTCAGGATATCGAAACGGGCATCCACGACGAACTGGAGCGCCAGGAAACTTTCCGCTAAACAGATAACCTATGCCGCCACCGATGCCTGGGTCGGGCGCGAACTGTATTTCAAATTCAGGGATAAAAAACTGCTCTGA
- a CDS encoding PhoPQ-activated protein PqaA family protein → MKKTAVALSTVLLFSACTKRESLMKDYVQREAAAPRFEIEKVVDGEAWQEYIIRMVSQQWLTPNEVHPVEWQHWLTIVVPDEIEEREALMIIGGGSHKDETPESADPTLVQVAVATKSVVADITNIPFQPVVYADDDAGERYEDALIAYGWRKFLEGGAEDEDVEWLARLPMTRAVVRGMDVVQKVSSSAGKPVERFVTAGASKRGWTTWTTAVTDDRVMAIIPIVIDLLNVVPSFDHHWRCYGEWSPAINDYINEGIMDWMGSIEFDRLMEIVEPYSFIDELELPKFLINATGDEFFVTDSWRFYWDDLPGEKYVQYIPNTNHSLKGVDEEYDLMSLTAFYKAVISETDLPRFEWHVSGDSIFAQIDHSANPHYRVTQWEAVNAEGRDFRVDIIGRTWTATSIARAEDGVYSVGITAPEEGYKAGLLEIVFNPDSDLPFTFTTGTVVAPDTYPFDGFVSEAPKGTTISR, encoded by the coding sequence ATGAAGAAAACAGCCGTCGCCCTAAGTACTGTTCTGCTGTTCTCAGCCTGCACAAAGCGGGAATCTCTCATGAAGGATTATGTGCAGCGAGAGGCAGCCGCACCGCGATTTGAAATAGAAAAAGTTGTGGACGGTGAAGCGTGGCAGGAATATATAATCAGAATGGTATCGCAGCAGTGGCTGACACCAAATGAAGTGCATCCCGTAGAGTGGCAGCACTGGCTGACCATCGTCGTTCCTGATGAAATTGAGGAGAGAGAAGCGCTGATGATCATAGGCGGCGGAAGTCATAAAGATGAGACGCCCGAGTCCGCCGATCCGACTCTGGTTCAGGTCGCCGTGGCGACAAAGTCAGTCGTGGCTGACATTACGAACATTCCATTCCAGCCTGTGGTCTATGCCGATGACGACGCCGGTGAGCGTTACGAAGACGCCCTCATCGCCTACGGCTGGCGCAAGTTCCTCGAAGGGGGCGCCGAAGATGAGGATGTGGAATGGCTGGCAAGACTGCCCATGACCAGGGCAGTGGTGAGGGGGATGGACGTGGTGCAGAAGGTATCGTCGTCGGCCGGCAAGCCGGTGGAAAGGTTCGTCACTGCGGGGGCATCGAAGAGAGGATGGACCACCTGGACCACCGCCGTGACGGACGATCGCGTCATGGCCATCATCCCCATCGTCATTGATCTGCTGAATGTGGTCCCTTCCTTTGATCACCACTGGAGATGTTACGGGGAATGGTCCCCCGCTATTAACGACTACATCAATGAAGGGATAATGGACTGGATGGGCTCCATAGAATTCGACAGGCTGATGGAGATCGTGGAACCGTACTCGTTCATCGATGAACTGGAGTTACCCAAGTTCCTCATCAACGCTACCGGCGATGAGTTCTTCGTCACTGATTCGTGGCGCTTCTACTGGGACGATCTGCCAGGAGAGAAATATGTGCAGTATATTCCCAACACCAATCACAGTCTGAAAGGGGTGGACGAAGAGTATGATCTGATGAGCCTCACGGCCTTCTACAAGGCAGTAATTTCAGAGACGGATCTGCCCCGATTTGAGTGGCACGTGAGCGGCGACTCCATCTTCGCTCAGATTGACCACTCGGCGAATCCCCATTACCGCGTGACTCAATGGGAGGCGGTGAATGCGGAGGGACGCGATTTCCGGGTGGACATCATCGGCAGGACGTGGACGGCCACGAGCATTGCCAGAGCGGAGGACGGAGTTTATTCTGTCGGTATCACCGCGCCGGAAGAAGGGTACAAGGCGGGACTTCTTGAAATCGTATTCAATCCCGATTCTGATTTACCGTTTACCTTTACCACCGGCACCGTGGTTGCGCCCGACACCTATCCCTTTGACGGCTTCGTGAGCGAGGCGCCGAAGGGGACAACCATAAGCCGCTAA
- a CDS encoding HAD family hydrolase yields the protein MKDRAVRIAMWSGPRSISTTLMRSWQSRDDTFVTDEPFYACYLSITGVDHPGREKAMASQSTDWREVAAWITGPVPQGKKVWYQKHMAHHLLPQMDRKWLDEMVNCFLIRDPGEVLLSYKRTRQEVTADDLGYERLKEIFELVKENCGEVPPVVDARDILQNPKRVLTLLCQRVGIPFSEEMLSWPAGRQETDGIWGKYWYQNLEKSTGYLPYRPKSERLSGDLEPIYEQALGVYSFLREFRLSGSADRKDGRTVGL from the coding sequence GTGAAGGATAGAGCTGTCAGGATTGCCATGTGGTCGGGGCCGCGGAGTATCTCCACCACTCTCATGCGTTCGTGGCAAAGCAGGGATGATACATTTGTGACTGATGAGCCGTTCTACGCCTGCTATCTTTCGATTACGGGCGTAGATCATCCGGGACGGGAGAAAGCGATGGCGTCCCAGTCCACGGACTGGCGCGAGGTGGCAGCGTGGATTACGGGTCCCGTGCCGCAAGGCAAGAAGGTCTGGTACCAGAAACATATGGCGCACCACCTGTTGCCGCAGATGGACCGCAAGTGGCTGGACGAAATGGTCAACTGTTTCCTGATCCGCGATCCCGGGGAGGTGCTTCTCTCTTACAAACGGACGAGGCAGGAGGTGACGGCTGACGATCTGGGATACGAGCGGCTGAAGGAGATATTTGAACTGGTGAAGGAGAACTGCGGAGAAGTGCCGCCGGTAGTTGATGCGCGGGACATTCTGCAGAATCCGAAAAGAGTGTTGACCCTTCTGTGTCAACGAGTGGGCATCCCCTTCAGCGAGGAGATGCTGTCGTGGCCGGCGGGCCGGCAGGAGACTGACGGCATATGGGGCAAATACTGGTATCAGAATCTCGAAAAGTCCACAGGCTATTTGCCGTACCGGCCGAAGAGCGAACGGCTTTCCGGGGATCTGGAGCCGATCTATGAACAGGCTCTGGGAGTTTACAGCTTCTTGCGGGAATTCCGTCTGAGCGGGTCAGCGGACCGGAAAGATGGCAGGACAGTTGGGTTGTGA